A single Triticum dicoccoides isolate Atlit2015 ecotype Zavitan chromosome 2A, WEW_v2.0, whole genome shotgun sequence DNA region contains:
- the LOC119357549 gene encoding GSH-induced LITAF domain protein-like produces the protein MEGGRTDRVLFQHGEELSFTTPGYILSRLSVPSSSPLIKPRRACHRTAQKADPPTTTGDRAPPGPDLRPPAATMATAKAAGEEPALGIPYNPAQAQGSYYYPPDPYAAGRVPPNAIYAGAPKGVPLQHTMFRDTPAPFHCQSCGDAAVTSVRSKPSVASVVACMMPFFLGVCFLCPSMDCLWHKQHYCPSCGEMVAEFKKDDPCIVIDPTSWTEPSFAVPA, from the exons ATGGAAGGTGGCCGAACCGATCGCGTACTTTTTCAACACGGAGAAGAACTGTCTTTCACAACACCGGGATATATATTATCCCGGCTGTCCGTTCCGAGCTCCAGCCCCCTCATCAAGCCTCGACGCGCCTGTCATCGCACGGCACAGAAGGCAGACCCCCCAACCACGACCGGCGACCGCGCACCGCCCGGCCCAGATCTCCGCCCGCCGGCAGCGACCATGGCGACGGccaaggccgccggcgaggagccgGCCCTCGGCATCCCGTACAACCCGGCGCAGGCCCAGGGCAGCTACTACTACCCGCCGGACCCCTACGCGGCGGGGCGGGTGCCGCCGAACGCGATCTACgccggcgcgcccaagggggtgccGCTGCAGCACACCATGTTCCGCGACACGCCCGCCCCCTTCCACTGCCAGTCCTGCGGCGACGCCGCCGTCACCTCCGTCCG GTCGAAGCCGAGCGTCGCATCAGTTGTGGCTTGCATGATGCCATTCTTTCTGGGTGTGTGCTTCCTGTGCCCCTCCATGGACTGCCTCTGGCACAAACAGCACTACTGCCCCAGCTGTGGAGAAATG GTGGCTGAGTTCAAGAAGGACGATCCATGCATCGTCATCGACCCAACCAGCTGGACCGAGCCGAGCTTTGCCGTGCCTGCTTAG
- the LOC119353092 gene encoding probable pectate lyase 4: protein MGARASCFSRLYCCWISFPSPDHRPPRPPPTPAAAGAAYLPCPGMDAEAGPGAVTTAAHRPPQPRTPYADADRTLRALAAAAEGFGRRAIGGLHGALYHVTSLQDDGHGTLREACRAKEPLWVVFEVSGDIHLHTYLRVSSHKTIDGRGQRVRLTGKGLQLKDCHHVIVCNLQFEAGRGHDVDGIQIKPGSTNIWIDRCSLADYDDGLIDITRQSTDITVSRCHFARHDKTMLIGADPKHVDDRCIRVTIHHCFFDGTRQRHPRLRFGKVHLYNNYTRDWGIYAVCAGVEAQIVSQCNIYEGGHKKTVFKYMPEKAADREETAAGWIRSEGDAFLHGALPCLVDGPGAECVFRPEEYYDRWTMEAASPALKEVIQLCAGWQPVPRPPDC from the exons ATGGGCGCCCGTGCCTCCTGTTTCTCCCGCCTCTACTGCTGCTGGATCTCCTTCCCCTCCCCCGACCACCGTCCCCCGCGTCCTCCTCCGACTCCAGCCGCCGCCGGCGCAGCCTACCTCCCCTGCCCCGGCATGGACGCCGAGGCGGGGCCGGGGGCGGTGACGACGGCGGCCCACCGCCCCCCGCAGCCGCGGACGCCCTACGCCGACGCGGACCGCACCCTCcgcgcgctcgccgccgccgccgagggctTCGGCCGCCGCGCCATCGGGGGCCTCCACGGCGCCCTCTACCACGTCACCTCCCTCCAAG ACGACGGGCACGGGACGCTGCGGGAGGCGTGCCGGGCCAAGGAGCCGCTGTGGGTCGTCTTCGAGGTCTCCGGCGACATCCACCTCCACACCTACCTGCGGGTCTCCTCCCACAAGACCATCGACGGGCGCGGGCAGCGGGTCCGGCTCACCGGCAAGGGGCTCCAGCTCAAGGACTGCCACCACGTCATCGTCTGCAACCTCCAGTTCGAGGCCGGCCGGGGCCACGACGTCGACGGCATCCAGATCAAGCCCGGCTCTACCAACATCTGGATCGACCGCTGCTCCCTCGCCGACTACGACGACGGGCTCATCGACATCACGCGCCAGAGCACCGACATCACCGTCTCCAG ATGCCACTTTGCAAGGCATGACAAGACGATGCTCATCGGCGCGGACCCAAAGCACGTCGACGACAGGTGCATCAGGGTGACCATCCACCACTGCTTCTTCGACGGCACGCGGCAGAGGCACCCGCGCCTGCGCTTCGGCAAGGTCCACCTCTACAACAACTACACCAGGGACTGGGGCATCTACGCCGTCTGCGCCGGCGTCGAAGCTCAG ATTGTGTCTCAGTGCAACATATACGAAGGAGGACATAAGAAGACGGTCTTCAAGTACATGCCAGAGAAG GCTGCTGACAGAGAAGAGACGGCGGCCGGGTGGATCAGGTCGGAGGGCGACGCGTTCCTGCACGGGGCGTTGCCGTGCCTGGTCGACGGCCCGGGCGCCGAGTGCGTCTTCAGGCCGGAGGAGTACTACGACAGGTGGACGATGGAGGCGGCGTCGCCGGCGCTCAAGGAGGTCATTCAGCTCTGCGCTGGGTGGCAGCCTGTGCCCAGGCCTCCGGACTGCTAG